The nucleotide window CCCTCTTTCCTGGGTGATTGATTAGTGAACTGTCACACCATGTGCCGTCCGTCCGAGTCTCGTAAGTCTCGCAAGTCTCGTGCTGCCACAcaacgaggagaagaacaCAAGAAATCAGAGAGACAAAGAGAACGAGGTCGGGAACTGGCGTTGTGGCGTTGTGGTATCGCAGTTAGCCAGCCGGGCGGGCATGCTAAGCCTGGGAGGACTTTGCTTCCTCACTGGAAGCGGGGGTCGTCTCGGTTTCTGGATTTGAAGAACCTCGGACCTCTCGCCAATCTCTCTTCGGATTAGTAGTAGTCTGATAGTCATCGGCGAGACTTGCTCGGTGTGTATTGATGAGTGAGCAaatgggtgtgtgtgtgtgtgtgtgtgtgtgtgtgtatgtgtgtccGTTCCTGTTTGTTCGTGTTCGCCCTCCCAGTTTGTGCATACATGCACGCCTGTCACTGCGAGGGCGAAAAAGATCCGACACTCGCGGACTTGTCGGCTTCATCTGCAAAGGCGCATCGTTTCCAGGTCTGATTAGTATTCCAATCCAGCGTTTGCTATTCTTGTTTTCTTCTCATATTCGTTTCTTACCCCGTTCGCCACCTTCCATCCCGTGGCCACCTTTCGTTCCCGTCTGACGACGAATTGGCTCGGTCAGAAAAGTGTTAAAACCATTTTGTTCCAGGCTGCATTGACGACCAGCAGCAGTTTACTCGGTACCGCCATCTTCGCCGTCCATTcatcccccccttctcgccGAGCGTATGACTTTTCTCCTCCGTGTCGAAGGAATGTTGCTGACcagggaagaaaaaggactcaatttttattttttatcTTTGAAGAGTCCCGAAAGAAATCCGGAGCCCACGCCGGCTGCGTAACTTTTCGGATCCGGACTCGGGCGTCCAAGATAATGACCGTCATCAagatcgaggccgtcacGGACCTGCTCTGTCCGTGGTGCTACGTTGGCAAAAAGAACCTCGAACGCGCCATCGCGCAGTACCGCGCCATCGACCCCTCggccgagttcgaggtcgTCTGGAAGCCCTTCTACCTGAGCCCGGCCTTGAAGAGCACCGGTTCGTtcttccttcctcgtcgcAGCTCTCACTCACCCGCCCTATACTCCGCCTGGACACTACTCAACTCTACCAGCCTCACGTCATGTTGAGCCCCCTCCATCTCATACACGAAAAacaaaataaaaatacacctctcatcccatctcatcctATCTCATCCACTTCTGAATCCCTAGCTCTCGCCCCTCTTCACTTCACCACAAAAAGACTAACCCGTCAAGGCTACGACAAGCGCACCATCTATAAAACCTACCTCACCGCGTTGTCAGGCGACTTCGCCACACAGTTGACCAGGGTAAcctccgccttcgccgacgcTGGCATATCCCTCAACATCGCCGGCTCTATGGGGAACTCGCGCCAAGCCCACAagctcctcgccctcgccctgcGCCGGAACGGCCCGGCCGCCCAGAACCGCTTGCTCGAGACTCTGTTCCGCGGCCACTTCGAGCTGGGGGAGGACATCTCGGACCGCCACTTCCTGCTCGCGGCCGCGACGTCCCACGCTGTGGGCCTCGATAGGGACGACGCGCGGGCCGCCCTGGACGACGATCGCACCGGCAaggcggtcgacgaggatgtgCTGGAAGCGAAGCGGGCTGGCATCACCGGCGTGCCGACATTCACGGTCCAAGGAAGGTGGAGGGTCGGCGGGAACCAGGAGCCGGACGTGTTTTTGAGGGTGTTCGAGAAGGTTGACGAGGCATAGCGAGCCGGTTTGGCCAAAGGCCTTGTTTCCCAAGTCCCCTAGTCGAGTCAGCGGCATTGCGAGTATCAGCATATCACCCATAGCAGAGCGTCGGTGCTGGTTATTGTTTGCATTTAACATCTTGGGTGTTTCTTTGCCTTCTTCATCTGTCTGGTCATATCAGCAAGAACCCTAGACCCCTGCCCCGGCCGTGGCCGAACCGTTTCCGAACCCATCTATAAAACTGGAGGAAAAGCGAAAGAGACAACCTGTCAGTTTCGCCAAAGAAGCCTCCCCAGTTCCGTGAACGCCTTCCATATGCATAGCCTCGTTGTGGGGGAAAAAATTGAaacaagagaaagagggcTGCCTCGCTCATCGCTTGACCATGTGGCTGTAGTCCTTCAGGAGATGCTCCATGTGGGTGTTCGTCGTCTTGCCTGTGCGACGCACCGCGcgcttcttctgctgcttTTTGGAGTCGATCTTCTTGATGGTGCTGGGGTCGGCGCTGGCAGGCTTCTGGCCAACTGAGACGAGTTTCTTGACAATGTCGTCGGTAGTCGGCACCTCGACAGCGTTCCACATGCGCTTgaactcgtcgtcgacgtggtGATGGAGCgaggcgtcgtcgagccaAATCGCGCGGGGGTGCTGTTCCTTTTTGGTTTTGACAATGAGAATCTTGTGCTCTCGCTCGAGCTCCATCAGCGACTGGTCGCAATCGGGCCAGCCGTCCTTGAGATCCTTGACCGAGGTGCCTTCGGCGTCCTTCTTGCTCTGCAGGTGCCGCAGTAGCGAGATCTTGTCGCGGACGCCGGGGATGATGGGGCGGTGGATGTACGTGCCCGTCCTCCACGTCTGCTCCGATAGTTTGGGGTCGGGCGTCCACTGGAtgcgaggatggcggcgcaTGGCTTCGACCAGCTGCTGCTTGTGCTTGTCGGTGCTGCGGGTCTGCCCCAGGTGATCAAAGATCTCGGTGGCCGTCTTGGACTCGTCCTTGCCCTTCAGCCACTCAAGCGCATACTGCATCTGAGTGAAAACCTCCTGGCCAAAACTAGTGTTCTGCGGTTGCGAGTAGACAATGGCGTTGGGGTCGCGCTTACGCTTGCCCGATGCTGTTGTCTCATTTTTGGAGGCGGTACTACCGACGGACGgggatggcgacggcggtgcgAGAGATGGATTCTTGGACGTCAGCTTGCTCGCCGCGGAGGCCAATGAGCTGCTGAAGGCCGCCTTCTGCTTCTCAAGAAGAGACATGGTCGGAATGTTTGGATTGGTGATTCCGCGATGGGGGCAGGGCAAAGATGCGGATATAATGATACAACCGCAACGCGTGGAAGGGCAGGTAGCGGTTCAAGAGACTGTCGAGGTGTGAGACGGACAGTCTTTTCGACAAGTTTTCCCCAGTCTCTCGTGTCCCCTCTTGGCAGTATTGAGAGCTTGTGTAGATCTGCCGTAAGACGATAGTGATGCTGTCAAGCTTTCAACGTAGCTCCCCTCCGCAGAGAACAGCAGATGTGGACCAGTTGGTCTCGTTTAAGCGTTCTGGGAGCCTTCACGGTCTCGCAAAATGGTCTTGCTGACGGGATCCAATCCACCAACTAGTCGAAAGGAAAATATGAATATCGAAGGAGGTCTTCTTCGTGCAAGCTGAATTGTTTTTTTCAGCGTATAACGATGTTGCCAATGTAAAAGCGACCAGATATCCCacagtcgtcgtcggcttctcgAATCGCAGGCGCAGCCCAACGTGTCGACTGACGATACTGGGGCTGCTACTATCGGAGTGATCGTC belongs to Colletotrichum higginsianum IMI 349063 chromosome 5, whole genome shotgun sequence and includes:
- a CDS encoding DSBA-like thioredoxin domain-containing protein, with protein sequence MTVIKIEAVTDLLCPWCYVGKKNLERAIAQYRAIDPSAEFEVVWKPFYLSPALKSTGYDKRTIYKTYLTALSGDFATQLTRVTSAFADAGISLNIAGSMGNSRQAHKLLALALRRNGPAAQNRLLETLFRGHFELGEDISDRHFLLAAATSHAVGLDRDDARAALDDDRTGKAVDEDVLEAKRAGITGVPTFTVQGRWRVGGNQEPDVFLRVFEKVDEA
- a CDS encoding Transcription initiation factor IIE subunit beta; amino-acid sequence: MSLLEKQKAAFSSSLASAASKLTSKNPSLAPPSPSPSVGSTASKNETTASGKRKRDPNAIVYSQPQNTSFGQEVFTQMQYALEWLKGKDESKTATEIFDHLGQTRSTDKHKQQLVEAMRRHPRIQWTPDPKLSEQTWRTGTYIHRPIIPGVRDKISLLRHLQSKKDAEGTSVKDLKDGWPDCDQSLMELEREHKILIVKTKKEQHPRAIWLDDASLHHHVDDEFKRMWNAVEVPTTDDIVKKLVSVGQKPASADPSTIKKIDSKKQQKKRAVRRTGKTTNTHMEHLLKDYSHMVKR